The proteins below are encoded in one region of Saccopteryx leptura isolate mSacLep1 chromosome 1, mSacLep1_pri_phased_curated, whole genome shotgun sequence:
- the KRT1 gene encoding keratin, type II cytoskeletal 1, translated as MSRHFSSRSGYQSRGGFSSGSAGVVSLQRRSTSCSVRRSGGGGGRFSSGGCGGGGGGSFGSRSLVNLGGSKSISINVAGGGGRGYTSGGFGGGGFGGGFGGGFGSGSGFGGGIFGGSGFGGGFGNVCPPGGIQEVTINQSLLQPLHLEIDPEIQRVKSQEREQIKSLNNQFASFIDKVRFLEQQNQVLETKWELLQQVDTSTRTQNLDLYFESYINNLRKILDQLKGDQSRMDSELKNMQDLVEDYRNKYEEEINKRTNAENEFVTIKKDVDGAYMTKVDLQARADNLRQEIDFFTALYQMELSQMQTHINDTNVVLSMDNNRSLDLNSIIAEVKAQYEAITQRSKAEAEALYQTKYEELQITAGQHGDNLKNSKMEISELNRMIQRLRSEIDSVKKQISALQQSISDAEQRGENALKDAQGKLNELENALQKAKEEMARLLRDYQELMNTKLALDVEIATYRTLLEGEESRMSGECAPNVSVSVSTSHTSISAGGGGGSRGFRSGGGGSYSSGGGSYGSGGGGGGRGGGSYNSGGSSYGSGGAGGGSYGGAGGSSGGPRGGSGVGGGSSGSSAASFSSPGGRGSSSGGTKTSSGSSNVKFISTSYSRGTR; from the exons ATGAGTCGACACTTTAGTTCCAGGTCTGGGTACCAGAGCAGAGGAGGCTTCAGCTCTGGTTCTGCTGGGGTAGTCAGCTTACAACGCAGGAGCACTAGCTGCTCTGTGCGCCGTAGTGGAGGAGGTGGCGGGAGATTTTCAAGTGGaggatgtggtggtggtggtggtggtagcttCGGAAGCCGAAGTCTTGTTAACCTTGGTGGCAGTAAAAGTATCTCCATCAATGTGGCTGGAGGGGGTGGACGTGGTTATACCAGTGGTGGCTTTGGAGGGGGTGGTTTCGGTGGTGGATTTGGGGGTGGCTTTGGCAGTGGAAGTGGTTTTGGTGGAGGTATTTTTGGTGGAAGTGGTTTTGGCGGTGGTTTTGGGAATGTTTGCCCCCCTGGTGGCATACAGGAAGTCACCATCAACCAGAGTCTTCTGCAACCCCTCCATTTGGAGATTGACCCTGAGATCCAACGAGTCAAGTCTCAAGAAAGGGAGCAAATCAAGTCACTCAACAACCAATTTGCCTCCTTCATTGACAAA GTGCGGTTCCTGGAGCAGCAGAACCAGGTGCTGGAGACCAAGTGGGAGCTGCTGCAGCAGGTAGATACCTCCACCAGGACTCAGAACCTAGACCTCTACTTTGAGTCATACATCAACAATCTTAGAAAGATCTTGGACCAACTGAAGGGTGATCAGTCTCGAATGGATTCAGAATTGAAGAACATGCAAGACCTGGTGGAAGATTACAGGAACAA GTATGAGGAAGAGATCAACAAACGGACAAATGCAGAGAATGAATTTGTGACCATCAAGAAG GATGTAGATGGTGCTTATATGACTAAGGTAGACCTTCAGGCCAGAGCTGATAACTTGCGTCAGGAGATTGATTTCTTCACAGCACTCTACCAAATG GAGCTTTCTCAGATGCAGACTCATATCAATGACACCAATGTCGTCCTCTCTATGGACAATAATCGCAGCCTGGACCTGAACAGCATCATTGCTGAGGTCAAGGCCCAGTATGAGGCGATCACCCAGAGGAgcaaggctgaggctgaggccctgTACCAGACCAAG TATGAAGAGCTCCAGATTACTGCTGGCCAACATGGAGACAACTTAAAAAATTCAAAGATGGAGATTTCTGAGCTGAATAGGATGATCCAGAGACTTAGATCTGAAATCGACAGTGTGAAAAAGCAG ATCTCTGCGCTGCAGCAGTCCATCAGCGATGCTGAGCAGCGTGGTGAGAATGCCCTCAAAGATGCCCAGGGCAAGCTCAATGAGCTGGAGAACGCCCTGCAGAAGGCCAAGGAGGAGATGGCCCGCCTGCTGCGTGACTACCAGGAGCTCATGAACACCAAGCTGGCCCTGGACGTGGAGATTGCTACCTACAGGACCCTCTtggaaggagaggagagcag GATGTCGGGAGAGTGTGCCCCGAACGTGAGCGTGT CTGTGAGCACCAGCCACACCAGCATCAGTGCGGGAGGAGGCGGAGGAAGCAGGGGGTTCAGATCGGGCGGCGGCGGCAGCTACAGCTCCGGAGGCGGCAGCTATGGctctggcggcggcggcggcggccgcggtGGCGGCAGCTACAACTCCGGAGGTAGCAGCTACGGCTCCGGCGGTGCTGGCGGCGGCAGCTACGGAGGCGCCGGAGGCAGCAGTGGGGGACCCAGAGGCGGATCTGGAGTGGGCGGCGGCAGCAGCGGGAGCTCCGCAGCCAGCTTCAGCTCCCCTGGAGGCCGCGGATCCAGCTCTGGGGGCACGAAGACCTCCAGCGGCAGTTCCAATGTGAAGTTTATTTCTACCAGTTATTCCCGAGGGACCAGATAA
- the KRT77 gene encoding keratin, type II cytoskeletal 1b, whose product MSRQFSSQSAFSSKSKRVYSLGSSVASGGGRWAVGSGCHARGRCGGSGYGNLMRGFGSRSLYNLGGIKSISVNLVERSTSGFLQGGGVRGGLGGARNFGGGGSGGNGLGGGAFGGFGGGGYGGGGFGGGAFGGVGFGGGGYGRGGFGLGVFGSSCPMGGIQQVTINQSLLQPLDLEVDPEIQRVKTQEREQIMVLNNKFASFIDKVRFLEQQNQVLQTKWELLQQMNTSTRTRNLEPALENYISELRRQVDFLNTEQMRQKAEIVSMQDAVEDCKNKYEEEINRRTNNENDFVILKKDVDAAYINKVNLQSKVDILFGEVNFLKYLFETELSQMQTDISDTNVIVSMDNNRCLDLDSIIAAVQTQYEMIAQKSKEEAEALYHSKYQELQMTAGRHGDDLKNSKMEIAELNRNIQRLQAEISNIKKQIDQMNTVILDAEEKGQRALQDAGQKLQGMEEALQQSKEHMARLLRDYQALLGAKLALDVEIATYRRLLEGEESRMSGELQSHVSICVQSSQVTLGGAGGGGGRGSGGYSSSGGSGGGYGGGGSSRGGGGGYGGGYGGGSGGGYGSGGGGNYGGSSKGSTSYGGKGGSPRLQIIQTSTNTSHRHILE is encoded by the exons ATGAGCCGCCAGTTTAGCTCTCAGTCAGCATTTAGCTCAAAGAGCAAGCGGGTTTACAGCCTTGGCTCTTCCGTAGCCTCgggtggtgggaggtgggctGTGGGGTCTGGGTGCCATGCCCGAGGGAGATGTGGTGGTAGTGGGTATGGCAACCTTATGAGGGGGTTTGGCTCCCGGAGCCTCTATAATCTGGGTGGCATTAAAAGCATCTCAGTGAACCTAGTGGAGAGAAGCACCAGTGGCTTCCTCCAGGGTGGGGGAGTGAGAGGGGGACTTGGAGGGGCCAGAAATTTTGGAGGGGGTGGCTCTGGAGGTAATGGTTTAGGAGGTGGTGCTTTTGGTGGTTTTGGAGGGGGTGGCTATGGAGGTGGCGGCTTTGGAGGTGGTGCCTTTGGGGGTGTTGGCTTTGGAGGTGGTGGCTATGGAAGAGGTGGTTTTGGGCTTGGGGTCTTTGGTTCTTCTTGTCCCATGGGGGGCATCCAGCAGGTGACCATTAACCAGAGCCTCCTACAGCCACTTGACCTGGAGGTGGACCCTGAAATTCAGAGGGTCAAGACCCAGGAGCGGGAGCAGATCATGGTTCTCAACAACAAGTTTGCCTCCTTCATTGACAAG GTGCGATTCCTGGAGCAGCAGAATCAGGTGCTACAAACAAAATGGGAGCTGCTGCAACAGATGAACACTTCGACTCGGACCAGAAACCTGGAGCCCGCCTTGGAGAACTACATCAGTGAGCTGCGGAGGCAGGTGGATTTCCTCAATACAGAGCAGATGCGCCAGAAGGCTGAGATCGTGAGCATGCAGGATGCCGTGGAGGACTGCAAGAACAA ATATGAGGAAGAAATCAACCGGAGGACCAATAATGAGAATGACTTTGTCATCCTGAAGAAG GATGTGGATGCTGCTTATATAAACAAAGTGAACCTACAGTCCAAGGTGGACATTCTGTTTGGGGAGGTCAAtttcctgaaatatttatttgagaCG GAGCTGTCCCAGATGCAGACTGACATCAGCGACACCAATGTCATCGTGTCCATGGACAATAACCGCTGCCTGGACCTGGACAGCATCATCGCGGCCGTGCAGACCCAGTATGAAATGATCGCACAGAAGAGCAAGGAGGAGGCTGAGGCCCTGTACCACAGCAAG TACCAGGAGCTCCAGATGACAGCGGGAAGACATGGAGATGATCTGAAGAACAGCAAGATGGAGATTGCAGAGCTCAACCGCAATATCCAGAGGCTGCAAGCTGAGATAAGCAACATCAAAAAGCAG ATTGACCAGATGAACACGGTCATTTTGGATGCAGAGGAGAAAGGACAGCGGGCCCTCCAGGATGCAGGGCAGAAGCTGCAAGGAATGGAGGAGGCCCTGCAACAGTCAAAGGAGCATATGGCTCGACTGCTGCGTGACTACCAGGCACTGCTGGGAGCCAAGCTGGCCCTGGACGTGGAGATCGCCACCTACCGCAGGCTGCTGGAGGGCGAGGAGAGCAG GATGTCGGGAGAGCTGCAGAGCCACGTGAGCATCT GTGTGCAGAGCAGCCAGGTGACTCTCGGTGGTGCAGGAGGCGGCGGTGGTCGAGGCTCTGGAGGTTATAGCagcagcggcggcagcggcgggggCTATGGCGGAGGTGGCAGCTCtcgtgggggtggtgggggctaCGGAGGGGGCTATGGGGGAGGAAGCGGAGGTGGTTATGGGAGTGGCGGAGGTGGAAACTACGGAGGGAGCAGCAAAGGCAGCACCAGTTATGGGGGTAAAGGCGGTTCCCCCAGACTGCAGATCATCCAAACTTCTACCAACACCTCCCACAGGCACATCTTGGAGTAG